The Paramisgurnus dabryanus chromosome 3, PD_genome_1.1, whole genome shotgun sequence genome includes a window with the following:
- the LOC135768942 gene encoding uncharacterized protein, whose product MEVKEESQAEVNEKHQIVKINHNVSQKETLKTEDIKCENNFSEDEHPADHKRTRSKQKPFTCHQCGKSFRTKAHLKAHMRIHTGEKPFTCQQCGKNFISKAYLNKHVRIHTGEKPYTCQLCEKSFTFQANLYRHMKTHSGEKPHACHHCDKSFIDKSQLKKHIRVHTGEKPFMCQQCGKSFSIEGNLKIHERIHTGGRTFTCHDCEKCYRSKSNLKAHMKIHKGEKPYVCFQCEKCFSMECHLKKHMITHSEKKPHACLQCEKSFRDKTNLETHMRNHTGEKPYICSQCEKSFTCQSNLKTHLKIHTGEKPFTCLQCEKSFINKNGLKNHMRSHTKEKPFKCHECKKSFKTKAYIKIHARFHTQ is encoded by the coding sequence ATGGAAGTGAAAGAGGAGAGTCAAGCTGAAGTGAATGAGAAACAtcagattgtaaaaataaaccataatGTTTCACAGAAAGAAACTCTGAAGACAGAAGACATAAAGTGTGAAAATAATTTCAGTGAAGATGAACACCCTGCAGATCACAAGAGAACTCGCAGTAAGCAGAAACCTTTCACATGtcatcagtgtggaaagagtttcagaacAAAAGCTCACCTCAAAGCACACATgaggattcacactggagaaaaaccatTCACATGCCAACAGTGTGGAAAGAATTTCATAAGCAAAGCTTACCTTAATAAACATGTgaggattcacactggagagaaaccttacacgtGTCAACTATGTGAAAAGAGTTTCACCTTTCAAGCAAACCTTTACCGCCACATGAAAACTCACAGTGGGGAAAAGCCACACGCATGCCATCACTGTGACAAGAGTTTCATAGATAAAAGTCAACTTAAGAAACACAtaagagttcacactggagagaaacctttcatgtgtcaacagtgtggaaagagtttttcTATTGAAGGTAACCTTAAGATACACgaaagaattcacactggagggAGAACGTTCACTTGCCATGATTGTGAAAAATGTTACAGAAGTAAGAGTAACCTTAAAGCACACATGAAAATTCACAAAGGAGAGAAACCATATGTATGTTTTCAGTGTGAAAAGTGTTTCAGTATGGAGTGTCACCTTAAGAAACACATGATAACTCACAGTGAAAAGAAACCTCACGCATGTcttcagtgtgaaaagagtttcagaGATAAAACGAATCTTGAGACTCACATGAGAaatcacactggagagaaaccttacatatgctctcagtgtgaaaagagttttacaTGTCAAAGTAATCTTAAGACACACTTgaaaattcacactggagaaaaaccgttcacatgtcttcagtgtgaaaagagtttcataaataaaaatggacTTAAAAATCACATGAGAAGTCACACTAAAGAGAAACCGTTCAAATGCCATGAGTGTAAAAAGAGTTTCAAAACAAAAGCTTATattaaaatacatgcaagatTTCACACTCAATAG
- the LOC135768944 gene encoding uncharacterized protein: MIAVKEESQDEVDEKHQIVKINHNVSQKETLKTEDIKCENSFSEDERPEDHKKTHSEEKPFTCQQCGKSFRRKDNLKTHMRNHSEEKPFTCQQCGKNFRRKENLNIHARIHTGEKPFTCQQCGKSFTFKSNLNRHMKAHSEEKPHACHHCDKSFSDTSNLKIHMRTHTGEKPYTCHLCGKSFRVESILKIHARIHTGEKPFTCHECGKCFRSKNCLTAHMTIHKGEKPHACLQCGKCFSVERQLKRHMINHSEKKPHACLQCEKSYINKRGLETHMRSHTGEKPYICLQCGKSYTMEVNLKTHMTVHTGERPFTCLQCEKSFIDKRGLKTHMITHTKEKPFTCHECKKSFKTKANLKKHARFHTQ; this comes from the coding sequence ATGATTGCAGTGAAAGAGGAGAGTCAAGATGAAGTGGACGAGAAACAtcagattgtaaaaataaaccataatGTTTCACAGAAAGAAACTCTGAAAACAGAAGACATAAAGTGTGAAAATAGTTTCAGTGAAGATGAACGCCCTGAAGATCACAAGAAGACTCACAGTGAAGAGAAACCTTTcacatgtcaacagtgtggaaagagtttcagaagAAAAGATAACCTTAAAACACACATGAGGAATCACAGTGAGGAGAAACCTTTcacatgtcaacagtgtggaaagaaTTTCAGAAGAAAAGAGAACCTTAACATACATGCAAGgattcatactggagagaaaccattcacatgccaacagtgtggaaagagtttcacctTTAAATCGAACCTTAACCGCCACATGAAAGCTCATAGTGAGGAAAAGCCACACGCATGCCATCACTGTGACAAGAGTTTTTCAGATACAAGTAATCTTAAGATACACATGAGgactcacactggagagaaaccatacacttgtcatctgtgtggaaagagtttcagagtTGAAAGTATCCTTAAGATTCATgcaagaattcacactggagagaaaccgttCACATGCCATGAGTGTGGAAAATGTTTCAGAAGTAAGAATTGCCTTACAGCACACATGACAATTCACAAAGGAGAAAAACCTCATGCATGTCTTCAGTGTGGAAAGTGTTTCAGTGTGGAGCGTCAACTTAAGAGACACATGATAAATCACAGTGAAAAGAAACCTCACGCATGTcttcagtgtgaaaagagttaCATAAATAAACGTGGACTTGAGACTCACATGAGAagtcacactggagagaaaccttacatatgtcttcagtgtggaaagagttacACAATGGAAGTTAATCTTAAGACACACATGacagttcacactggagagagacCGTTCACATGTcttcagtgtgaaaagagtttcatCGATAAACGTGGACTTAAAACTCACATGATCACTCACACTAAAGAGAAACCTTTCACATGCCATGAGTGTAAAAAGAGTTTCAAAACAAAAGCCAACCTTAAAAAACACGCAAGATTTCACACTCAATAG
- the LOC135768424 gene encoding uncharacterized protein: MFHRKKLKTEDIKCENSFREDERPADHKRTHSKEKPFTCQPCGKRFTFKSGLNQHMKTHSGEKLHMCHHCDKSFPDRSQLIIHIRSHNGEKPYTCHLCGKSFGTKPNLKQHMRIHTGKKPHQCHQCEKSFTTADKLKIHMRTHTGEKPYTCQRCGKSFSVDSNLKKHERIHTGEKPYTCHECEKCFRCRSSLTAHMKIHKEEKPHVCPYCGKSFGHKNWLKSHIRSHTGVKPFRCSQCGKSFSRKDNLQKHIRVHTGEKPFTCHHCGKGLTNKAQLNAHVRIHTGEKPFKCHQCEKCFISQDTLKRHMTIHREKTFRCHECEKCFRSKSNLTAHMKIHKGEKPHVCLQCGKSFRTKYKLNVILRTHTKEKPFTCHECKKSFKTKAVLNTHMRIHTR, encoded by the coding sequence atGTTTCACAGAAAGAAACTGAAGACAGAAGACATAAAGTGTGAAAATAGTTTCAGAGAAGATGAACGCCCTGCAGATCACAAGAGGACTCACAGTAAGGAGAAACCTTTCACATGTCAACCGTGTGGAAAGAGGTTCACTTTTAAATCAGGCCTTAACCAGCACATGAAAACTCACAGTGGGGAAAAGCTACACATGTGCCACCATTGTGACAAGAGTTTCCCAGATAGAAGTCAACTTATAATACACATTAGGTCTCATaatggagagaaaccttacacttgtcatctgtgtggaaagagtttcggAACAAAACCTAACCTTAAACAACACATGAGGATTCACACCGGAAAGAAACCACATCAGTGCCatcagtgtgaaaagagttttacaacTGCAGATAAACTTAAGATACACATGAGgactcacactggagagaaaccttacacttgtCAACGATGCGGAAAGAGTTTCTCTGTTGATAGTAACCTTAAGAAGCATgaaagaattcacactggagagaaaccttacacatgCCATGAGTGTGAAAAATGTTTCAGATGTAGGAGTAGCCTTACAGCACACATGAAAATTCACAAAGAAGAGAAACCTCACGTGTGTCCTTattgtggaaagagtttcgGACATAAAAATTGGCTTAAGTCTCACATAAGAAGTCACACTGGAGTGAAACCTTTCAGATGctctcagtgtggaaagagtttttcCAGGAAAGACAATCTTCAGAAACACATAAGAGTTCACACCGGAGAAAAACCGTTCACATGTCATCACTGTGGAAAGGGTTTAACAAATAAAGCTCAACTTAATGCACAtgtgagaattcacactggagagaaaccattcaAGTGCCATCAGTGTGAAAAGTGTTTCATAAGTCAAGACACTCTTAAGAGACACATGACAATTCACAGAGAAAAAACTTTCAGATGCCATGAGTGTGAAAAATGTTTCAGAAGTAAAAGTAACCTTACAGCACACATGAAAATTCACAAAGGAGAGAAACCTCACGTGTGTCTTCAGTGTGGAAAAAGTTTCAGGACAAAATATAAGCTTAATGTAATTTTGAGAACTCACACTAAAGAGAAACCGTTCACATGCCACGAGTGTAAAAAGAGTTTCAAAACGAAAGCTGTCCTTAACACACACATGAGAATCCACACTCGATAG